In Engraulis encrasicolus isolate BLACKSEA-1 chromosome 24, IST_EnEncr_1.0, whole genome shotgun sequence, a single genomic region encodes these proteins:
- the LOC134440813 gene encoding collagen alpha-1(X) chain-like produces MMKTKTPVAVPLPLCWCVCLCVGGVAAESGGEASTGQECVPDVHTVLREMSAHIAEQKLELTHTKTQLEKEIEELKRENEALADRLSAAEARLAANEKRVEEQSVQSEQLEASNTELNNTLLQITSNTEVSKVAFSASFSVTSNKHIGPFDTTITLVYDHVFTNIGNAYNKHTGIFTAPVRGVYRFSYHIFAGGSHGAGATLWHNSVHVAAAYNHKAPHDINTSQGVTLVLQPGDTVYLRLGAGAWVSAYTGHYTTFSGQLLFLI; encoded by the exons ATGATGAAGACAAAAACTCCTGTAGCTGTGCCGCTGCCGCTGTgctggtgcgtgtgtttgtgtgtcggggGGGTCGCAGCcgagagtggaggggaggcaTCAACAGGACAGGAGTGTGTGCCTGATGTCCACACCGTGCTGAGAGAGATGAGTGCACATATTGCAGAGCAGAAACTGGAgctcacacacaccaagacacaactGGAGAAGGAAATAGAGGAgctgaagagagagaatgaag CTTTAGCAGACAGGCTGAGTGCTGCTGAGGCtaggctggcagccaatgagaagCGAGTTGAAGAGCAGAGCGTCCAATCAGAGCAGCTTGAGGCCTCCAACACAGAACTGAACAACACCCTACTCCAGATTACCAGCAATACagaag TGAGTAAGGTGGCATTCTCAGCCTCGTTCTCAGTGACGTCTAACAAACACATCGGCCCCTTTGACACAACCATCACCCTTGTCTACGACCATGTTTTCACCAACATAGGCAACgcctacaacaaacacacag GGATCTTCACGGCCCCGGTGAGAGGAGTGTACCGTTTCAGCTACCACATCTTTGCAGGTGGCTCTCATGGTGCTGGCGCCACCCTGTGGCATAACAGTGTACACGTGGCTGCAGCCTACAACCACAAAGCCCCCCACGACATCAACACGTCCCAGGGGGTCACCTTGGTGCTGCAGCCCGGGGACACAGTCTACCTGCGCCTGGGGGCCGGGGCTTGGGTCTCTGCCTACACTGGACACTACACCACATTCAGTGGACAACTGCTGTTCCTTATATGA
- the tmem72 gene encoding transmembrane protein 72 gives MGTLESLWGAVECACRVMGICTAAVLCGVGIETLGLGEHHSLAVYLLVSSAGMMLFEMAFFVDTLLEICLPCPPDCKAMVLWKRMAHVSSFQKFMYYTMMSLLCFLHPLMLWHALIPGCMLLATGLLNFLLSKRKKAEPDGGPSSEATHTYCDPSRTDTALTEEGSTEQTFSFFHVIMGSRPTLSLSPRGFLPSNSRLQAPPPTVCADLQAQPSPSPRTRSSGSRRGFGSSGRGGCFGGPLTEEGAQETEMEEYVYVDSETTSDKAPMIPP, from the exons ATGGGAACTTTGGAGTCCTTGTGGGGAGCAGTCGAGTGCGCCTGTCGAGTCATGGGCATCTGTACAGCAGCAg tgctgtgtggGGTGGGCATAGAGACACTTGGACTCGGGGAACACCACAGTCTTGCCGTCTACCTGCT agtgTCCTCTGCAGGCATGATGCTGTTTGAGATGGCCTTCTTCGTCGACACACTATTGGAGATCTGCCTCCc tTGTCCTCCAGACTGCAAGGCTATGGTGCTATGGAAGAGGATGGCTCATGTCAGCAGCTTCCAGAAGTTCATGTACTACACCATGATGTCATTACTCTGCTTCCTCCACCCCCTCATGCTCTGGCACGCTCTtataccag gctgcatGCTGCTGGCCACCGGCCTCCTGAACTTCCTGTTGAGCAAGCGTAAGAAGGCGGAGCCTGACGGTGGCCCCTCCAGCGAGGCCACACACACGTACTGCGACCCCTCCCGCACCGACACCGCCCTGACAGAGGAGGGCAGCACCGAGCAGACCTTCTCCTTCTTCCACGTCATCATGGGCTCGCGACCCACCCTGTCCCTCTCCCCCCGTGGATTTCTGCCAAGCAACAGCCGCCTCCAGGCGCCCCCGCCTACCGTCTGTGCAGACCTGCAG GCtcagccctccccctccccaaggACCAGAAGCAGTGGCAGTAGGAGGGGGTTCGGTTCATCAGGCCGTGGTGGCTGTTTTGGGGGCCCCTTGACAGAGGAAGGGGCACAGGAGACTGAGATGGAGGAGTATGTCTATGTGGACTCAGAGACCACCTCCGACAAGGCTCCAATGATACCGCCATGA